From Lolium perenne isolate Kyuss_39 chromosome 5, Kyuss_2.0, whole genome shotgun sequence, a single genomic window includes:
- the LOC127298730 gene encoding thiosulfate/3-mercaptopyruvate sulfurtransferase 2: MAASLLSRAAAAAYAARGARLLPKETLLPSLLLLLVLAGTPPAGRVGWARAAADGAGFGCGPSPMAAFGVAARCNATSSSAVSEAASAATSCLHTVPRNEPVVSAEWLHANLRDPDVKVLDASWYMPAEQRNPLQEYQVAHIPGALFFDVDGISDRASSLPHMLPSEKAFSAAVSSLGIYNKDGIVVYDGKGLFSAARVWWMFRAYGHDKVWVLDGGLPQWRASGYDVESSASSDAILKASAASEAIEKVYQGQSVGPSTFEAKLQPHLLWNLDQVKENIDTQTHQVIDARGKPRFDGAVPEPRKGIRSGHVPGSKCVPFPQVLDSSQKLLPADELRKRFEQEGISLDQPLVTSCGTGVTACVLALGLHRLGRTDVAVYDGSWTEWGAHPDTPVATAV, encoded by the exons ATGGCGGCCTCGCTCctctcgcgcgccgccgccgccgcctacgCCGCCCGCGGCGCGCGCCTCCTCCCCAAGGAAACCCTCCTTCCCTCCCTCCTCCTACTCCTCGTCCTCGCCGGCACGCCCCCCGCG GGCAGGGTCGGATGGGCGCGCGCCGCGGCGGATGGCGCGGGGTTCGGGTGCGGGCCGTCGCCGATGGCCGCCTTCGGGGTCGCCGCGCGCTGCAACGCCACGTCGTCGTCCGCCGTGTCGGaggccgcctccgccgccacctcGTGTCTCCACACGGTGCCACGGAACGAGCCCGTCGTGTCCGCCGAGTGGCTGCACGCCAACCTCAGGGACCCCGATGTCAAG GTTCTTGACGCCTCTTGGTACATGCCTGCGGAGCAAAGGAATCCACTTCAGGAGTACCAG gtggctcaTATCCCTGGCGCCTTATTCTTCGATGTTGATGGGATATCTGACAGAGCATCTAGT ttgccacacatgctgccatctGAAAAAGCATTTTCTGCTGCTGTATCTTCCCTTGGCATCTACAACAAAGATGGAATAGTAGTTTACGATGGGAAGGGGCTATTTAGCGCTGCTCGTGTTTGGTG GATGTTTCGTGCTTATGGACATGACAAAGTTTGGGTTTTGGATGGTGGTTTGCCCCAATGGCGTGCTTCTGGGTATGACGTCGAATCAAGCGCCTCCAGCGATGCTATCTTAAAAGCTAGTGCTGCTAGCGAAGCAATCGAGAAGGTTTACCAGGGACAATCG GTTGGTCCCTCCACATTTGAAGCAAAGTTGCAGCCTCATCTTCTATGGAATCTTGATCAG GTGAAAGAGAACATCGATACCCAGACACATCAAGTTATAGATGCTCGAGGGAAGCCTAG ATTTGATGGTGCAGTTCCAGAGCCACGTAAGGGAATAAGAAGTGGGCATGTGCCTGGGAGCAAATGCGTTCCTTTTCCTCAG GTGCTTGACAGTTCACAAAAGCTATTACCTGCAGATGAGCTCCGTAAACGATTTGAACAAGAAG GTATATCACTTGATCAACCCCTTGTGACCTCTTGTGGAACTGGTGTGACAGCATGTGTATTAGCTCTG GGTCTTCATCGCCTTGGCAGAACAGATGTTGCAGTATATGATGGATCATGGACTGAATGGGGTGCTCACCCTGACACTCCGGTTGCTACCGCTGTTTAG
- the LOC127298727 gene encoding uncharacterized protein: MAEADAQTQSRAHTSPPAAPPAAEATGEPIRSPQVGAPNAASPMFPLMYPMLVPGMMYSQQGADDLAQGPGIYAIQENQFMGGYAAKTFVPLTYNIPTESVGALAGEEQGQDARQQNGPQRQVVVRRFHFAFQLDLALIIKLAAVVFLFSQEGSKQRLFLLILFASLIYLYQTGAITPFLRWLQRAGGVAARPPQAPANRAPLAAQNDGNNQQPGGNVADPANPDQAVENQEPGAAVGDENQQGAEGEANRRSWLGGILKEIQLVVVGFVASLLPGFQHND; the protein is encoded by the exons ATGGCGGAAGCCGACGCGCAAACCCAGAGCCGCGCCCACACCTCGCCGCCGGCGGCCCCGCCGGCGGCGGAGGCGACGGGCGAGCCGATCCGGTCTCCCCAG GTTGGCGCTCCAAATGCTGCTTCTCCGATGTTTCCGCTCATGTACCCGATGCTCGTGCCAGGGATGATGTACTCCCAGCAGGGTGCGGATGATCTGGCTCAGGGTCCAGGGATATATGCCATACAGGAGAATCAGTTCATGGGAGGCTACGCTGCAAAGACATTCGTACCGCTCACTTACAATATTCCAAC TGAAAGCGTCGGTGCATTGGCTGGTGAAGAGCAAGGACAGGATGCTAGGCAGCAAAATGGCCCCCAAAGACAAGTTGTAGTGAGGAGGTTTCACTTTGCTTTTCAGCTTGACCTGGCCCTGATCATCAAGTTAGCAGCAGTGGTCTTCTTGTTTAGCCAGGAAGGATCAAAACAGAGGCTGTTTCTTCTCATACTGTTTGCGTCCTTGATTTACCT ATATCAGACTGGAGCGATTACACCATTCTTAAGATGGCTCCAGCGAGCGGGAGGTGTGGCCGCTCGTCCACCACAGGCTCCTGCTAACCGCGCTCCTCTGGCTGCCCAGAATGATGGCAATAATCAACAACCTG GTGGAAATGTTGCAGATCCTGCAAACCCTGACCAAGCTGTGGAGAACCAAGAACCGGGAGCAGCAGTGGGCGACGAGAACCAGCAAGGGGCAGAAGGAGAAGCGAACCGGCGCAGCTGGCTCGGCGGCATCTTGAAAGAGATCCAGCTGGTTGTTGTAGGGTTCGTCGCGTCACTTCTTCCTGGTTTCCAGCATAATGACTAG